In the genome of Pongo pygmaeus isolate AG05252 chromosome 9, NHGRI_mPonPyg2-v2.0_pri, whole genome shotgun sequence, one region contains:
- the GAL3ST3 gene encoding galactose-3-O-sulfotransferase 3 — MPPILQRLQQATKMMSRRKILLLVLGCSTVSLLIHQGAQLSWYPKLFPLSCPPLRNSPPRPKHMTVAFLKTHKTAGTTVQNILFRFAERHNLTVALPHPSCEHQFCYPRNFSAHFVHPATRPPHVLASHLRFDRAELERLMPPGTVYVTILREPAAMFESLFSYYNQYCPAFRRVPNASLEAFLRAPEAYYRAGEHFAMFAHNTLAYDLGGDNERSPRDDAAYLAGLIRQVEEVFSLVMIAEYFDESLVLLRRLLAWDLDDVLYAKLNARAASSRLAAIPATLARAARTWNALDAGLYDHFNATFWRRVARAGRACVEREARELREARQRLLRRCFGDEPLLRPAAQIRTKQLQPWQPSRKVDIMGYDLPGGGAGPATEACLKLAMPEVQYSNYLLRKQKRRGGARARPEPVLDNPPPRPIRVLPRGPQGP; from the exons ATGCCACCCATCCTCCAGCGCCTGCAGCAGGCCACCAAGATGATGAGCCGCCGGAAAATCCTGCTGCTGGTGCTAGGGTGCAGCACCGTAAGCCTTCTCATCCACCAGGGGGCGCAGCTCAGCTG GTACCCCAAGCTGTTCCCCCTGAGCTGCCCTCCTCTGCGGAACTCGCCGCCGCGCCCCAAGCACATGACCGTGGCCTTCCTGAAGACTCACAAGACGGCAGGCACGACGGTGCAGAACATCCTGTTCCGCTTCGCCGAGCGCCACAACCTGACGGTGGCCCTGCCGCACCCGAGCTGCGAGCACCAGTTCTGCTACCCGCGCAACTTCTCGGCGCACTTCGTGCACCCGGCCACGCGGCCGCCGCACGTGCTGGCCAGCCACCTGCGCTTCGACCGTGCAGAGCTGGAGCGCCTCATGCCGCCTGGCACCGTCTATGTCACCATCCTGCGCGAGCCGGCCGCCATGTTCGAGTCGCTCTTCAGCTACTACAACCAGTACTGCCCGGCCTTCCGGCGCGTGCCCAACGCCTCGCTCGAGGCCTTCCTGCGCGCGCCCGAGGCCTACTACCGCGCCGGCGAGCACTTCGCCATGTTCGCACACAACACGCTGGCCTACGACCTGGGCGGCGACAATGAGCGCAGCCCGCGCGACGACGCCGCCTACCTGGCGGGCCTCATCCGCCAGGTGGAGGAGGTTTTCTCGCTTGTCATGATCGCCGAGTACTTCGACGAGTCGCTAGTGCTGCTGCGGCGCCTGCTGGCCTGGGACCTGGACGACGTGCTCTACGCCAAGCTCAACGCGCGCGCCGCCAGCTCGCGCCTGGCCGCCATCCCCGCGACGCTGGCGCGGGCGGCGCGCACCTGGAACGCCCTGGACGCCGGCCTCTACGACCACTTCAACGCCACCTTCTGGCGCCGCGTGGCGCGCGCGGGCCGCGCGTGCGTGGAGCGCGAGGCGCGCGAGCTACGCGAGGCCCGCCAGCGCCTACTGCGGCGCTGCTTCGGGGACGAGCCACTGCTGCGGCCTGCCGCGCAGATCCGCACCAAGCAGCTGCAGCCGTGGCAGCCCAGCCGCAAGGTGGACATTATGGGTTATGACCTGCCCGGCGGCGGCGCCGGCCCGGCCACCGAGGCCTGCCTCAAGCTGGCCATGCCCGAGGTCCAGTACTCGAACTACCTGTTGCGCAAGCAGAAGCGCCGGGGCGGTGCGCGGGCTCGGCCCGAGCCGGTCCTGGACAATCCCCCGCCTCGGCCCATCCGAGTGCTGCCTCGCGGCCCTCAAGGTCCCTGA